In the genome of Olsenella profusa DSM 13989, one region contains:
- the thiE gene encoding thiamine phosphate synthase: MSSGREALAGSLALYAVTDRHWLAGRTLAGCVEEALRGGATFVQVREKDDGALPHDAYLAEACELRVLCHAHGVPFVVDDDVGLALECGADGVHVGQDDLSAGEARRRIGADGILGVSASTMAEALAAERAGADYLGVGAVFPTGSKADATSVSLGELAAICGAVDIPVVAIGGITRDNVIKLAGTGIRGVAVISAIFAQSDVEAATCDLRMQVRKALGI, encoded by the coding sequence ATGAGCTCAGGTAGGGAGGCGCTCGCCGGCTCGCTCGCGCTCTACGCGGTGACGGACCGCCACTGGCTGGCCGGACGCACGCTCGCAGGGTGCGTGGAGGAGGCCCTGCGGGGTGGCGCCACCTTCGTCCAGGTGCGCGAGAAGGATGATGGGGCCCTCCCTCATGACGCCTACCTCGCCGAGGCCTGCGAGCTGCGAGTGCTCTGCCATGCCCATGGCGTGCCGTTCGTGGTGGACGACGACGTGGGCCTCGCCCTGGAATGCGGAGCGGACGGCGTGCACGTGGGGCAGGATGACCTGTCGGCTGGGGAGGCCCGCCGACGCATCGGTGCGGACGGGATTCTGGGCGTCTCCGCCAGCACAATGGCAGAGGCGCTCGCCGCCGAGCGGGCCGGGGCGGACTATCTGGGCGTGGGCGCGGTCTTTCCCACCGGTTCCAAGGCGGATGCCACCAGCGTGAGCCTCGGGGAGCTCGCAGCCATCTGTGGGGCCGTGGACATCCCCGTCGTCGCCATCGGTGGCATCACGCGCGACAACGTCATCAAGCTTGCGGGTACGGGCATCCGCGGCGTGGCCGTCATCTCGGCCATCTTTGCCCAGTCGGACGTCGAGGCAGCGACGTGTGACCTCAGGATGCAGGTACGGAAGGCGTTGGGCATATGA
- the thiM gene encoding hydroxyethylthiazole kinase, with protein MLSECLRNVRTVMPLVHSITNYVTINDVANAVLACGGSPIMADEPDDAEEVTAICGGLNINIGNLNRQTTEAMRIAGRRSRELGHVRVLDPVAAGASALRTRVCRELQGLVGFDAIRGNVSELKALALGSSTTRGVDASAADAVTDANLDEMVAFAKGYAREVGSIVAITGAIDLVAAADACYVIRNGRAEMGRVTGTGCMLSGVLCAYLIANPTDRLEAAAAAVCLMGLAGEVGWSRMQEGDGNATYRNRIIDALYTIDGTQLDEGARHELR; from the coding sequence ATGCTTTCCGAGTGCCTGCGCAACGTGCGCACGGTGATGCCGCTGGTGCACAGCATCACCAACTACGTCACCATCAACGACGTCGCCAATGCGGTGCTCGCCTGCGGCGGGAGCCCTATCATGGCCGACGAGCCCGACGATGCGGAGGAGGTCACCGCCATCTGCGGCGGCCTCAACATCAACATCGGCAATCTCAACAGGCAGACGACGGAGGCCATGCGCATCGCGGGCAGGCGCTCGCGCGAGCTGGGCCACGTCCGGGTGCTCGACCCCGTGGCAGCCGGCGCGAGTGCCCTGCGCACGAGGGTCTGCAGGGAGCTCCAGGGGCTCGTCGGCTTCGACGCCATCCGCGGCAACGTCTCGGAGCTCAAGGCCCTTGCCCTGGGTAGCTCCACGACGAGGGGCGTGGACGCCAGCGCGGCGGACGCCGTGACGGACGCCAACCTCGACGAGATGGTGGCCTTCGCCAAGGGCTATGCTCGCGAGGTGGGCAGCATCGTCGCCATCACGGGGGCCATCGACCTCGTGGCCGCTGCTGACGCCTGCTACGTCATCCGCAACGGCCGCGCCGAGATGGGCAGGGTCACGGGCACGGGCTGCATGCTCTCGGGCGTCCTGTGCGCCTACCTCATCGCCAACCCCACGGACAGGCTGGAGGCCGCGGCCGCGGCCGTCTGCCTGATGGGCCTTGCCGGCGAGGTGGGCTGGTCGCGCATGCAGGAGGGCGACGGCAACGCCACCTACCGCAACCGCATCATCGACGCCCTCTACACCATCGATGGCACCCAGCTGGACGAGGGGGCTCGCCATGAGCTCAGGTAG
- a CDS encoding ATP-binding protein, with protein sequence MDEVQMCSGFERTVNSLHASGGYDIYITGSNAFLPSSDRATLFTGRTVNVNVFPFSFEEYRSYFEGEQVDDALGRYLRMGGMSGSYVYEDERDRYGYLSDVCDTLILRDIRQKHGVRNARLLERLSDYLMDNVSNITSARSVADALTSAGTKTNDRTISSYMSHLEEAFAFYRVRRYDIRGKRYLSSGDKYYLADHAFRYAKLGTRNMDFGRMLENVVAIELLRRGYETYAGVLYKQEVDFVAIRGSEKLYIQVSDDISSQPTFEREYTPLLSIRDAYPKIILARTRHETYTYEGIEVHDLARWLAREG encoded by the coding sequence GTGGACGAGGTGCAGATGTGTTCAGGATTCGAGAGGACCGTCAACAGCCTTCACGCCTCGGGTGGCTACGACATCTACATCACGGGCTCGAACGCCTTCCTGCCCTCGAGCGACCGCGCCACCCTCTTCACGGGCCGCACCGTGAACGTGAACGTGTTCCCCTTTTCGTTCGAGGAGTACCGCTCCTACTTCGAAGGGGAGCAGGTGGATGATGCGCTCGGGCGGTACCTGCGCATGGGGGGCATGTCGGGAAGCTACGTCTACGAGGACGAACGAGACCGATACGGCTACCTCTCCGACGTGTGCGACACCCTCATCCTGCGCGACATACGGCAGAAGCACGGCGTCAGGAACGCACGGCTGCTCGAGAGGCTCTCCGACTACCTGATGGACAACGTGTCCAACATCACCTCGGCGCGCAGCGTAGCAGATGCCCTCACGTCGGCGGGGACCAAGACGAACGACCGGACGATCTCGTCGTACATGTCCCACCTCGAGGAGGCATTCGCCTTCTACCGGGTCAGGCGCTATGACATCCGGGGGAAGCGCTACCTCTCGTCCGGAGACAAGTACTACCTGGCGGATCACGCCTTCCGTTACGCCAAGCTCGGGACCCGCAACATGGACTTCGGCCGCATGCTGGAGAACGTGGTGGCCATCGAGCTCCTGAGGCGGGGATACGAGACCTACGCGGGCGTTCTCTACAAGCAGGAGGTCGACTTCGTGGCCATACGGGGCAGCGAGAAGCTGTACATACAAGTGAGCGACGACATCAGCTCGCAGCCGACCTTCGAGCGGGAGTACACGCCCCTCCTCTCCATCCGCGACGCCTACCCGAAGATAATCCTCGCCCGCACGAGGCACGAGACCTACACCTACGAGGGCATCGAGGTCCACGACCTCGCAAGGTGGCTTGCGAGGGAGGGCTGA
- a CDS encoding glycosyltransferase family A protein: protein MTPTHTFAICAYGKSPYLRDCIESIKAQTYRESEVYLSTATPSSWLSHLAEEYDLPIYVNEGAHGIGEDWNFAYSKATGAFVTIAHQDDVYEAEYAATAVRMLEASRLPLIFFTNYGELRDGVPVDDNRLLRIKRRLLKPFLDPRAFGSVKARRRMLRMGSAICCPSVTLCRRNVPNPPFVTGMRSNLDWATWERLSRLPGEFIYAPQILMRHRIHGGSTTSKLIADRTRGAEDLEMLERFWPKPVARLIYVVYSHGMDSNVGG, encoded by the coding sequence GTGACACCAACCCATACCTTTGCCATCTGCGCCTATGGGAAGAGCCCGTACCTGAGGGATTGCATCGAGTCCATCAAGGCGCAGACCTACCGGGAGAGCGAAGTCTACCTTTCCACGGCCACGCCCTCCTCCTGGCTGTCCCATCTGGCAGAGGAGTACGACCTTCCCATCTATGTGAACGAGGGCGCCCATGGCATCGGTGAGGACTGGAACTTTGCCTACTCCAAGGCGACAGGCGCCTTCGTGACCATCGCCCATCAGGATGACGTCTACGAGGCGGAGTACGCCGCCACAGCCGTTCGCATGCTGGAGGCGTCACGGCTCCCCCTCATCTTCTTCACCAACTACGGCGAGCTACGCGATGGCGTTCCCGTCGATGACAACCGACTGCTGCGCATCAAGCGCCGTCTGCTCAAGCCCTTCCTCGATCCGCGTGCCTTTGGAAGCGTGAAGGCGCGCCGTCGCATGCTGCGCATGGGCTCGGCCATCTGCTGCCCCTCGGTCACGCTCTGCAGGCGCAACGTCCCCAACCCACCCTTCGTGACGGGCATGCGAAGCAATCTGGACTGGGCCACCTGGGAGCGGCTCTCTAGGCTGCCGGGCGAGTTCATCTATGCGCCCCAGATCCTCATGCGTCATCGCATCCACGGTGGCTCGACCACCTCCAAGCTCATCGCGGACAGGACCCGCGGTGCCGAGGATCTGGAGATGCTGGAGAGGTTCTGGCCCAAGCCGGTGGCGCGCCTCATCTACGTGGTCTACTCGCATGGGATGGACAGCAACGTCGGCGGGTAG
- a CDS encoding glycosyltransferase family 8 protein gives MNILYTVDDAFVPQLAAGMCSIFENDGDARDIDVYVFGQGISDGHARMLDEFAHGYGRRMHLIDISNLMDLIGVDFDTKGWKSIVLARLVMARLLPADVHRILYLDGDTIVRRSLQPLWDTDFEGNTLCMVAEPTVDRRRLGEIGLAGRPYYNAGVLFVDLDAWRTTDAEHRLLDCIEREGTHLFANDQDAINIALAAEIKQISPAYNYANTFDLYPYRFLAKLVPAWVDRETFDAARRDPAIIHYLGEERPWRRGNTHRFRDDYLHYLALTPFSDTPLEEGWTSYFRLWNAFNVLTHPFPALRLRIITTLIPVFIRHRQRQRQRNEQGT, from the coding sequence ATGAACATCCTGTACACGGTCGATGACGCATTCGTTCCCCAGCTTGCGGCTGGCATGTGCTCCATCTTCGAGAATGACGGGGATGCCCGGGACATCGACGTCTACGTCTTCGGACAGGGCATCTCCGACGGGCACGCCCGCATGCTCGACGAGTTCGCCCACGGCTATGGTCGGCGCATGCACCTCATTGACATCTCGAACCTCATGGACCTCATCGGCGTCGACTTTGACACCAAGGGGTGGAAGAGCATCGTCCTTGCCCGCCTCGTGATGGCACGGCTGTTGCCGGCGGACGTCCATCGCATCCTCTACCTCGATGGCGACACGATCGTGCGTCGCTCGCTCCAGCCCCTCTGGGACACGGACTTCGAGGGGAACACCCTCTGCATGGTGGCGGAACCCACAGTTGATCGGCGCCGTCTCGGTGAGATCGGCCTCGCGGGGAGACCCTACTACAACGCCGGCGTGCTCTTTGTGGATCTGGACGCGTGGCGGACGACGGATGCGGAGCACAGGCTGCTCGACTGCATCGAGCGTGAGGGGACACATCTGTTTGCCAACGATCAGGATGCCATCAACATCGCGCTGGCCGCTGAGATCAAGCAGATCTCCCCTGCCTACAACTACGCAAACACCTTTGACCTCTACCCCTATCGCTTCCTGGCGAAGCTCGTTCCCGCATGGGTCGACCGCGAGACCTTCGACGCGGCACGCAGGGATCCCGCCATCATCCACTACCTGGGCGAGGAGCGGCCCTGGAGGCGCGGCAACACCCATCGCTTCAGGGATGACTACCTGCACTACCTCGCACTCACGCCCTTCTCGGACACACCGCTCGAGGAGGGCTGGACGTCGTACTTCAGGCTGTGGAACGCCTTCAACGTGCTCACCCACCCGTTCCCCGCGCTCAGGCTGCGCATCATCACGACGCTCATCCCCGTGTTCATACG